One Campylobacter sp. RM16192 genomic region harbors:
- a CDS encoding MotA/TolQ/ExbB proton channel family protein: MGLKNDTLAELALPEAQNRKSALVYLKIVFLPIAIYVIVLLGYFKVIDFKVGLHTVIMMGIILFIALIFAKNSAELAYCHFEQSGADFKRNLKEYIIKHLLVIGKDTKSNASFDDFVEYYTRNLRNENFASVGAGIFPMFGILGTFISIALSMPEFNSSNTIGLEKEISMLLSGVATAFYVSIYGIFLALWWIFFEKYGMSRFEILVRRQKNSTSSFFWTKEEIDRRFLQENLSHFEKIGVIFEHVSNQEFFAELNKTIDNKFKVFSDIVKTEGDAVKLSSEHIKQTMTTLLKSSKDQRDLVKIHAEILNVINKFNINIKDMQIKFSEQYNKLYDVGNERILKLEKSVIDLENNIKNFNTSLNTFSDQILEKQKQAMDGFKTSLIEGMSAFKEAFNEENIAYDDNIDLINELKQDIDELDKEASEILQTIEKASMLNEDKK; this comes from the coding sequence ATGGGTTTAAAAAACGATACCTTAGCCGAACTTGCTCTGCCTGAAGCGCAGAATAGAAAGTCGGCTCTGGTATATTTAAAAATAGTATTTTTGCCGATTGCTATATATGTTATTGTTCTTCTTGGTTATTTTAAAGTTATAGATTTTAAAGTGGGTCTTCATACTGTCATAATGATGGGTATAATACTTTTTATCGCTTTGATTTTTGCTAAAAACAGCGCCGAGCTTGCCTATTGTCACTTTGAGCAAAGTGGAGCTGATTTTAAGAGAAATTTAAAAGAGTATATTATCAAACATCTCTTGGTGATCGGAAAAGATACGAAGTCAAACGCTAGTTTCGATGATTTTGTAGAGTATTATACTAGAAATTTAAGAAATGAAAATTTTGCTTCAGTGGGTGCTGGCATCTTTCCTATGTTTGGAATTTTGGGAACATTTATAAGTATAGCTTTATCTATGCCTGAGTTTAACTCATCAAATACTATTGGGCTTGAAAAAGAGATTTCAATGCTTTTAAGTGGCGTTGCTACCGCATTTTATGTCTCAATTTACGGAATATTCTTAGCTCTTTGGTGGATTTTTTTTGAAAAATACGGAATGAGTCGTTTTGAAATTTTGGTTAGGCGACAAAAGAATTCTACAAGCTCGTTTTTTTGGACCAAAGAGGAGATTGATAGGAGATTTTTACAAGAAAATTTAAGCCATTTTGAAAAGATAGGTGTGATATTTGAGCATGTAAGCAATCAAGAATTTTTTGCAGAACTTAATAAGACTATAGATAATAAATTTAAAGTATTTAGCGATATTGTAAAAACAGAGGGAGACGCCGTAAAACTAAGTAGCGAACATATAAAACAGACTATGACTACCCTTTTAAAATCATCAAAAGATCAAAGAGATCTGGTTAAAATTCATGCTGAAATTTTAAATGTTATCAACAAATTTAATATAAATATCAAAGATATGCAGATAAAATTTTCAGAGCAGTATAATAAGCTTTATGATGTAGGAAATGAGCGTATTTTAAAGCTTGAAAAAAGCGTGATAGATCTGGAAAATAATATTAAAAATTTTAACACCTCACTTAATACTTTTAGCGATCAGATATTAGAAAAACAAAAACAAGCTATGGATGGATTTAAGACTAGCCTAATAGAAGGAATGAGTGCTTTTAAAGAGGCTTTTAACGAAGAAAATATAGCCTATGATGACAATATAGATCTTATTAACGAGCTAAAACAGGATATTGACGAGCTTGATAAAGAAGCAAGTGAGATCTTGCAAACAATAGAAAAAGCAAGCATGTTAAATGAAGATAAGAAATAG
- the fbaA gene encoding class II fructose-bisphosphate aldolase, which produces MGVLDIVKPGVLVGDDVSKLYEHAKSEGFAIPAVNVVGSNSVNAVLEAAKTAKSPVIIQFSNGGAGFYAGKACENAAVLGAVAGAQHVHLLAKHYGIPVIIHTDHAAKKLLPWIDELIKFSREYKKFHGKPLFSSHMLDLSEESLEENISISEKYLKELSELGISLEIELGVTGGEEDGVDNTGVDNALLYTQPEDVALAYERLGKISDKFSIAASFGNVHGVYKPGNVVLRPEILKNSQEFVSKKFNTTCKKPVNFVFHGGSGSELKDIKDAVSYGVIKMNIDTDTQWAFWDGVREYELKNRAYLQGQIGNPEGDDKPNKKYYDPRKWLRGGEESMVKRLLTAFEDLNCLNRN; this is translated from the coding sequence ATGGGTGTTTTAGATATCGTAAAGCCAGGAGTTTTGGTAGGAGATGATGTTAGTAAACTTTATGAACATGCTAAAAGCGAAGGGTTTGCGATCCCTGCGGTAAATGTTGTAGGAAGTAATTCGGTAAATGCAGTATTAGAAGCCGCAAAGACAGCTAAATCACCTGTTATTATTCAGTTTTCAAACGGTGGAGCCGGATTTTATGCTGGTAAGGCCTGTGAAAATGCAGCCGTTCTTGGAGCGGTTGCAGGAGCGCAACATGTGCATTTATTGGCTAAACATTACGGTATACCTGTAATCATTCATACTGATCATGCCGCAAAAAAATTGCTCCCATGGATAGATGAGCTTATTAAATTTAGCCGTGAATATAAGAAATTTCACGGCAAACCACTTTTTAGCTCTCACATGCTTGATCTTAGCGAAGAGAGTTTAGAAGAAAATATCTCAATTTCTGAAAAATACTTAAAAGAGCTTAGCGAACTAGGAATTAGTCTAGAAATCGAGCTTGGAGTAACCGGCGGAGAAGAGGATGGTGTAGATAATACGGGTGTAGATAATGCTCTTTTATACACACAACCTGAAGATGTGGCTCTTGCTTACGAAAGACTTGGCAAGATAAGCGATAAATTTAGCATTGCGGCCAGCTTTGGTAATGTTCACGGAGTTTATAAACCTGGAAATGTAGTGTTAAGACCTGAAATTTTAAAAAATTCTCAGGAATTTGTGAGTAAAAAATTTAACACAACTTGCAAGAAGCCTGTAAATTTTGTATTCCATGGCGGAAGCGGAAGTGAGTTAAAAGATATTAAAGATGCCGTTAGCTACGGTGTAATTAAGATGAACATAGATACCGATACTCAGTGGGCGTTTTGGGACGGAGTGAGGGAATATGAACTAAAAAATAGAGCCTATTTGCAAGGCCAAATAGGAAATCCTGAAGGTGATGATAAACCTAATAAAAAATATTATGATCCTAGAAAATGGCTAAGAGGCGGAGAAGAGTCTATGGTAAAACGCCTACTTACAGCATTTGAGGATTTAAACTGCTTGAATAGAAATTAA
- a CDS encoding peptidylprolyl isomerase — MNKVLFGALSLAAAMSLNAAVYATVDGMNIEDKDVQLTLGAMPGVTLEQLPKDTQKKVIDETIARKLLIKEAKKSGIEKDSEYKNAIETLKDNVALDVWMRKIFNDIKVSEKDVKDFYDKNKDQFAEPAQAKAKHILVSAEKDAVDIINQLKSLKGDALVKKFEEIAKAKSIDPGSGANGGELGWFGQSQMVKPFADAAFALKKGEITTKPVQTQFGYHVIFKEDSKNAGTATLNEVKGHIEGNLKMEKFRDEMKKRGDDLRAKAKVEYK, encoded by the coding sequence ATGAATAAGGTTTTGTTTGGAGCTTTGAGTTTAGCGGCTGCTATGAGCCTAAATGCAGCTGTTTATGCAACTGTTGATGGTATGAATATAGAAGATAAAGATGTGCAACTTACACTTGGTGCTATGCCTGGAGTAACCCTTGAGCAACTTCCTAAAGATACTCAAAAGAAGGTAATAGACGAGACTATAGCTAGAAAACTTCTTATTAAAGAGGCTAAAAAAAGTGGTATAGAGAAAGACAGCGAATATAAAAATGCTATAGAGACTTTAAAAGACAATGTAGCGCTAGATGTTTGGATGAGAAAAATTTTTAACGATATTAAAGTAAGCGAAAAAGATGTGAAGGATTTTTATGATAAAAATAAAGATCAATTTGCAGAGCCTGCGCAAGCTAAAGCTAAACATATTTTAGTATCTGCTGAAAAAGATGCGGTTGATATAATAAATCAGCTAAAAAGCCTAAAAGGAGACGCTTTAGTTAAAAAATTTGAAGAGATAGCTAAAGCTAAATCGATTGATCCTGGTTCTGGTGCAAATGGCGGAGAACTTGGATGGTTTGGACAATCTCAAATGGTAAAACCATTTGCTGATGCTGCTTTTGCACTTAAGAAAGGTGAAATCACAACAAAACCTGTTCAAACACAGTTTGGTTATCACGTAATATTTAAAGAGGACTCTAAAAATGCAGGAACAGCTACTCTTAATGAGGTTAAAGGCCACATCGAGGGTAATTTAAAAATGGAAAAATTTAGAGACGAGATGAAAAAACGTGGCGATGATCTTCGCGCTAAAGCAAAAGTTGAATATAAATAA
- the nth gene encoding endonuclease III — MRTKKDIQNIKNQFLANFENARSELQFRNLYELLVCVMLSAQCTDKRVNLITPELFKAYPDIKSMANANLASIKMLIQSCSFFNNKAENLIKMAKSVMENFGGEIPLNEKDLVSLAGVGQKTAHVVLIEHNGENLMAVDTHVFRVSHRLNLSNAKTPEGVEIDLTKAFKTDLNILHQAMVLFGRYTCKAVKPKCEECFMSELCKSKDKRI; from the coding sequence TTGAGAACGAAAAAAGACATACAAAATATAAAAAATCAATTTTTAGCAAATTTTGAAAATGCAAGAAGCGAACTTCAGTTTAGAAATCTATACGAACTATTAGTATGTGTAATGTTGTCTGCACAATGTACTGATAAAAGAGTCAATCTGATAACGCCTGAGCTTTTTAAAGCATATCCTGATATAAAATCAATGGCAAATGCAAATTTAGCTAGCATAAAGATGCTCATACAAAGCTGTAGTTTTTTTAATAATAAGGCTGAAAATTTGATCAAAATGGCAAAAAGCGTGATGGAAAATTTCGGAGGTGAGATTCCGCTAAATGAAAAAGACCTGGTAAGCCTTGCGGGAGTTGGACAAAAAACCGCACACGTCGTGCTAATAGAGCATAACGGTGAAAATTTAATGGCTGTAGATACGCATGTATTTAGAGTATCTCATAGACTAAATTTAAGCAATGCAAAGACCCCAGAAGGCGTAGAGATAGATCTAACCAAAGCATTTAAAACAGATCTGAATATACTTCATCAAGCTATGGTCTTATTTGGCAGATACACCTGCAAAGCGGTTAAACCAAAGTGCGAGGAGTGCTTTATGAGTGAGCTTTGCAAAAGCAAAGATAAGAGAATCTAA
- a CDS encoding M20/M25/M40 family metallo-hydrolase: MQKSDVLTIFEKICEIPRCSHKTEQMREFLVSFAKDKGFSVDVDELGNIHCKKGEPKICLQSHYDMVCMGDAPNIKLYYENGIMRAVNSSLGADNGIGIAMMMSSMKEFNNLECLFTNDEEVGLIGANGFKGKIVAPNLLNLDSEEDDRVTLGCAGGINVSAKISDEKVKKSGKIYEVSVTGLPGGHSGNEIHKNIPSSIKVIGKFLGENGCELISLDFGERSNSIPSAAKCTVISANELKDDGIVKVKKVGEGEAEVLVKSCKILALINSFAQGVRSYNVELNMVNNSINMSTVKQKEGVIEFDFFGRAMSKEGLKKLGFETKTLCDALGFDTVVKDRSANWNPSISDFSNLVLDELKKLKPDAKFSAVHAGLECGILVSKQPGLEACSIGPNIHSPHSVNERCEVESVEMMEKVVRNIVARMQ, encoded by the coding sequence ATGCAAAAGAGTGATGTTTTAACCATTTTTGAGAAAATTTGCGAGATCCCGCGTTGTAGCCATAAAACCGAGCAGATGCGTGAATTTTTAGTTAGCTTTGCTAAGGATAAAGGCTTTAGCGTAGATGTTGATGAGCTTGGTAATATACATTGCAAGAAGGGAGAGCCTAAAATTTGCCTTCAAAGCCACTATGATATGGTCTGCATGGGAGATGCTCCAAATATAAAACTTTACTATGAAAACGGCATTATGAGGGCTGTAAATTCATCTTTAGGCGCTGATAACGGTATAGGCATAGCTATGATGATGAGCTCTATGAAGGAATTTAATAACTTAGAGTGTCTTTTTACCAACGATGAAGAAGTCGGACTAATAGGCGCAAATGGCTTCAAAGGCAAGATTGTAGCGCCAAATTTGTTAAATTTAGATAGCGAAGAAGATGATCGTGTTACTCTTGGATGTGCTGGCGGCATCAATGTAAGCGCAAAAATAAGCGATGAAAAAGTTAAAAAAAGTGGCAAAATTTATGAAGTAAGTGTCACAGGACTTCCTGGCGGACATTCTGGAAATGAAATTCACAAAAATATCCCAAGCTCAATTAAAGTAATCGGTAAATTTTTAGGAGAGAATGGTTGTGAGCTAATCAGCCTTGATTTTGGCGAAAGAAGCAACTCTATCCCATCAGCTGCAAAATGTACAGTAATAAGCGCAAATGAGTTAAAAGACGATGGAATAGTTAAAGTCAAAAAAGTAGGTGAAGGAGAGGCTGAGGTTTTAGTAAAAAGTTGCAAAATTTTGGCTCTTATAAACTCATTTGCTCAAGGCGTAAGAAGCTATAATGTAGAGCTTAATATGGTAAATAACAGTATAAATATGTCTACCGTAAAACAAAAAGAAGGGGTTATCGAATTTGACTTCTTTGGCCGTGCAATGAGCAAAGAAGGATTGAAGAAGCTTGGCTTTGAGACCAAGACTTTATGCGACGCACTAGGCTTTGATACTGTTGTTAAAGATCGCTCTGCGAACTGGAATCCATCAATAAGTGACTTTAGTAATTTAGTGCTTGACGAGCTTAAAAAATTAAAGCCAGATGCTAAATTTAGCGCTGTTCACGCTGGTCTTGAGTGTGGAATTTTAGTAAGCAAGCAACCAGGACTTGAGGCTTGCTCTATAGGTCCAAACATCCATTCTCCACATTCAGTAAATGAGCGTTGCGAGGTTGAATCCGTGGAAATGATGGAAAAGGTCGTTAGAAATATAGTTGCACGTATGCAGTAG
- a CDS encoding heavy-metal-associated domain-containing protein, protein MRKFIALIIMATLAMANQNFVILVEGMHCPLCTAMVRKALLQVDGVKSAKANLRDKKATVETDDKVSEQQLLDAVATTGYTGKILK, encoded by the coding sequence ATGCGTAAATTTATTGCTCTTATTATTATGGCAACTCTTGCTATGGCAAATCAAAATTTTGTGATTTTGGTTGAAGGTATGCATTGTCCGCTTTGTACTGCAATGGTTAGAAAGGCCTTGCTTCAAGTGGATGGAGTAAAGAGTGCTAAAGCCAATCTAAGAGATAAAAAAGCTACTGTAGAAACTGATGATAAGGTTAGCGAACAGCAGCTTCTTGACGCTGTTGCAACAACTGGATATACAGGCAAGATATTAAAATAG
- a CDS encoding mercuric transporter MerT family protein, which produces MRSVFLAIASIISAFAATLCCLPALVFLIFGATFSLLGSEAIESLTALRPYFTALALICFVASGFYMFKKQKSCDIKNRSKKWVLIYILLAVFVIILLSYPEVLGAFYA; this is translated from the coding sequence TTGAGAAGTGTATTTTTAGCCATCGCTTCGATAATAAGTGCCTTTGCGGCTACACTTTGTTGCTTGCCGGCACTGGTTTTTCTCATATTTGGTGCCACTTTTAGCCTTTTAGGCAGTGAAGCGATAGAGAGCTTAACTGCTCTTAGACCTTATTTTACTGCACTTGCGCTTATATGTTTTGTGGCAAGTGGATTTTATATGTTTAAGAAACAAAAATCTTGCGATATTAAAAATAGAAGCAAAAAATGGGTCTTAATCTATATTCTTTTAGCTGTTTTTGTGATTATTTTGCTATCATATCCTGAAGTTTTGGGGGCTTTTTATGCGTAA
- a CDS encoding transglutaminase domain-containing protein, translating to MQRRDFFKFSAVVGAASFAPNVVLANSEAIKTPNKNRVFDVSLKHSLKEQGKFSRLWVPLLVGNEYQQLVSNYDVSTNAKEHYISDLVIPTLYAGFGEDEKDANLELKFRVRTQERNTDFSKVNFNENEKLSPEVEFFLKPTKQIPNTGVVKQKAEEIVKGINGDLEKARAIYTWVANTMQRDNSVIGCGLGDVKAILESGKLVGKCTDINSVFVGLCRAVGIPARELFGIRVGQSRFSNEMGKADANGLAKISGGQHCRAEFYLKGYGWIPVDPADVTKVRLGEKLSNSDEKLSKIREYLFGNWEMCWVGFNYGRDFILKPEPEQIPLNNFGYPYAETDGNTANYYSPKEFSYDYTAQELKA from the coding sequence ATGCAAAGACGTGATTTTTTCAAATTTAGTGCGGTTGTCGGTGCGGCTAGTTTTGCGCCTAATGTTGTTTTAGCTAATAGTGAGGCGATTAAGACGCCTAACAAAAATAGAGTTTTTGACGTTAGCCTTAAGCATAGTCTAAAAGAGCAAGGAAAGTTTAGTAGGCTTTGGGTTCCGCTTCTTGTCGGTAACGAATATCAGCAGCTTGTAAGCAACTATGATGTATCGACAAACGCAAAAGAACACTATATCTCAGATCTTGTGATACCTACGCTTTATGCGGGATTTGGCGAAGATGAAAAAGATGCGAATTTAGAGCTTAAATTTCGTGTCCGGACACAGGAGAGAAACACTGATTTTAGCAAGGTAAATTTCAACGAAAACGAAAAACTTAGTCCTGAAGTTGAGTTTTTCTTAAAACCTACCAAACAAATCCCAAATACGGGCGTAGTAAAGCAAAAAGCCGAAGAGATCGTAAAGGGAATTAACGGCGATCTTGAAAAAGCAAGAGCGATATACACTTGGGTTGCAAACACCATGCAGCGGGATAACAGCGTCATAGGATGCGGTCTAGGAGATGTAAAAGCGATACTTGAAAGCGGAAAGCTCGTGGGCAAATGCACCGATATAAACTCTGTTTTCGTAGGGCTTTGCAGAGCAGTTGGCATACCTGCTAGAGAGCTCTTTGGCATAAGAGTTGGTCAAAGCAGATTTTCAAACGAGATGGGTAAAGCCGATGCAAACGGACTTGCTAAAATTTCAGGCGGTCAGCATTGTAGAGCGGAATTTTATCTTAAGGGATACGGCTGGATACCCGTAGATCCTGCCGATGTTACTAAAGTGCGTCTAGGCGAAAAGCTAAGCAATAGCGATGAGAAGCTAAGCAAAATTCGCGAATATCTCTTTGGTAACTGGGAGATGTGCTGGGTAGGATTTAACTACGGGCGCGACTTCATCTTAAAGCCAGAGCCCGAGCAGATTCCGCTAAACAACTTCGGCTATCCGTATGCGGAAACTGACGGAAATACGGCAAATTATTATTCGCCAAAAGAATTTAGCTACGACTATACCGCACAAGAGTTAAAAGCTTGA
- the cmoA gene encoding carboxy-S-adenosyl-L-methionine synthase CmoA: protein MRDEIFKEPIKKQFEFDAAVASVFDDMINRSVPHYDIAQSLIVEFLVKTLKKEAFVLDLGCSTASTLLRLYEARSDLNLRGIDNAAAMLENANAKIRAYGANITLELADILECDLGVQDAVLMNYTLQFIRPIKRQEFVGKIYESLNENGIFVFSEKMIFEDKTLSKNIIEIYENYKLNQGYSKFEIAQKREALENVLIPYTESENRELALNAGFKSVECLFRWANFATFIAFK from the coding sequence ATGAGAGATGAAATTTTTAAAGAGCCGATAAAAAAGCAGTTTGAATTTGACGCTGCGGTCGCTAGCGTGTTTGACGATATGATAAACCGCTCGGTTCCGCACTATGATATAGCCCAAAGTCTCATTGTCGAATTTCTTGTAAAAACATTAAAAAAAGAAGCTTTTGTGCTTGATCTTGGCTGCTCTACGGCTTCTACTTTGCTAAGGCTTTATGAGGCGAGAAGTGATCTGAATTTGCGCGGTATAGATAACGCAGCCGCCATGCTTGAAAATGCAAACGCCAAGATAAGAGCTTATGGCGCAAATATAACTCTTGAGCTCGCCGATATCTTGGAGTGCGATTTAGGTGTGCAAGATGCGGTGCTTATGAACTATACTTTGCAGTTTATCCGCCCTATAAAAAGACAGGAATTCGTAGGCAAAATTTATGAGAGCCTAAATGAAAACGGAATTTTCGTCTTTAGCGAAAAGATGATATTTGAAGATAAGACATTAAGTAAAAATATCATCGAAATTTACGAAAACTACAAGCTAAATCAAGGATATTCTAAATTTGAAATCGCTCAAAAGCGAGAAGCTCTTGAAAACGTGCTGATACCATACACTGAATCCGAAAACAGAGAGCTTGCTTTAAATGCGGGATTTAAGAGTGTGGAGTGCTTGTTTAGGTGGGCAAATTTCGCCACATTTATAGCGTTTAAGTAG
- a CDS encoding bifunctional riboflavin kinase/FAD synthetase, whose product MPNFSTLLTKDNITAVAIGHFDGVHRGHRELLNRLGEFGGLVVIDKNKANITPKLKRAEYSRYPCFLYDFNAIKGLSGDEFIALLKRDFKNLKKIVVGFDFRFGRNRAWDKYDLRRIFDGEVDIVEEVCFEGMGVHSSAIREFIKQGQIYEANLLIGREYSIEGDVIKGQGIGQKELVPTLNLDVKNYLLPIEGVYATRTRIGYKTYGSVTFIGNRLSTDGKFSVETHVINENISNASHVAVCFIKRLRGNMKFADLSSLKAQIKFDISEASKFVGTCDLYIDDKMIRGGVAQR is encoded by the coding sequence ATGCCGAATTTTTCTACGCTTTTAACAAAGGATAATATCACCGCCGTTGCTATCGGGCATTTCGACGGAGTGCATCGCGGGCACAGGGAGCTTTTAAATCGCTTAGGCGAATTTGGAGGGCTTGTCGTCATAGATAAAAACAAGGCAAACATCACTCCAAAGCTTAAGCGCGCCGAATACTCGAGATATCCGTGTTTTTTGTATGATTTTAACGCTATAAAAGGGCTTAGTGGAGATGAATTTATAGCTCTTTTGAAAAGAGATTTTAAAAATTTAAAAAAGATAGTCGTGGGGTTTGATTTTAGATTTGGTCGAAACAGGGCGTGGGATAAGTATGATTTGAGGCGAATTTTTGACGGTGAGGTTGATATCGTAGAGGAAGTTTGCTTTGAGGGTATGGGCGTGCATAGCTCTGCGATTCGAGAGTTTATAAAGCAGGGGCAAATTTACGAGGCAAATCTCTTAATAGGGCGCGAATACTCAATCGAAGGCGATGTAATCAAAGGTCAAGGAATAGGGCAAAAAGAGCTTGTGCCGACTCTAAATTTGGACGTGAAAAACTATCTTTTGCCTATCGAGGGCGTTTATGCGACGCGCACAAGAATCGGCTATAAGACTTACGGTTCGGTAACTTTTATCGGAAATCGCTTAAGCACGGACGGCAAATTTAGCGTAGAAACTCACGTCATAAACGAAAATATATCAAACGCAAGCCACGTGGCGGTATGCTTTATAAAGCGACTTCGCGGAAATATGAAATTTGCCGATTTAAGCAGTTTAAAAGCGCAGATTAAATTCGATATAAGCGAGGCTTCTAAATTCGTAGGAACCTGTGATCTGTATATAGACGACAAGATGATAAGAGGGGGCGTGGCGCAAAGATGA
- the tlyA gene encoding 23S rRNA (cytidine-2'-O)-methyltransferase TlyA — MRFDLFAAQKLNISRNKASELIKSGKILLNGEVETKPNKEASEDDEINLLEEVYVGRGALKLKSFLEHYKLDLKGKTALDIGSSTGGFVQILLKEGASRVTALDVGNSQLDESLKNDSRVEVKEDTDIREFAREAKFEDENMKFDVVTCDVSFISVVQILPDILKVAKKDIIILFKPQFEVGREAKRNKKGVVTDAKALSRARAKFELAAANLGLVLRECRQCEVRGKEGNAEFFYAFNKG, encoded by the coding sequence ATGAGGTTTGATCTGTTTGCAGCACAAAAGCTAAATATCAGCAGAAACAAGGCTAGCGAGCTTATAAAATCGGGCAAAATTTTACTAAACGGTGAAGTTGAGACAAAGCCAAATAAAGAAGCTAGCGAAGATGACGAGATAAATTTGCTTGAAGAGGTTTACGTCGGACGAGGTGCACTTAAGCTAAAGAGCTTTTTAGAGCATTACAAGCTTGATTTAAAGGGCAAAACGGCTCTTGATATCGGTAGCAGTACAGGCGGATTCGTACAAATTTTGCTTAAAGAGGGCGCAAGTAGAGTAACCGCGCTTGACGTGGGCAATAGCCAGCTTGATGAGAGCTTAAAAAACGATAGCAGAGTTGAGGTGAAAGAAGATACCGACATAAGAGAGTTTGCCCGCGAGGCAAAATTTGAAGATGAAAATATGAAATTTGACGTAGTAACCTGCGATGTGAGCTTCATCTCGGTAGTGCAAATTTTGCCTGACATTTTAAAAGTCGCCAAAAAGGATATAATAATACTCTTTAAGCCCCAGTTTGAGGTGGGGCGTGAAGCTAAGCGCAATAAAAAAGGAGTCGTAACCGATGCCAAGGCTTTATCGCGAGCAAGAGCGAAATTTGAGCTTGCGGCTGCAAATTTGGGCTTGGTATTACGGGAGTGTCGGCAGTGCGAAGTAAGAGGAAAGGAAGGAAATGCCGAATTTTTCTACGCTTTTAACAAAGGATAA